One stretch of Nicotiana tabacum cultivar K326 chromosome 18, ASM71507v2, whole genome shotgun sequence DNA includes these proteins:
- the LOC107783518 gene encoding uncharacterized protein LOC107783518, which yields MSEEQKEKSMADEGHVCEREVVIPIPKMESSSAITDERTHAKHWRKPNLSLEIPSRTLDASRQELAQIKMPSTPTPTPKRVNFLLTPSTADSRITSSPGPSPSRGKSAIRNLFPKLNLKSRMNLDEKITIPDSGPAVVPQEKVSISRSWSLTKMFTPRIKRTSSLPVTPIAHSNPESISGSISSSLTLGTKETHVCISRSMSLPVINKEKDGSNRRVEFFFRVIPSTPQVKDVDSTVPPISPTKVSEDDEPDGEDIPEEEAVCRICLVELCEGGETLKMECSCKGELALAHQECALKWFSIKGNKTCDVCKQEVRNLPVTLLRMQSVRNAAGSNRFRHLEINGYRVWQEVPILVIVSMLAYFCFLEQLLVGKMGTGAIAISLPFSCVLGLLASMTSSTMVKRRFVWVYASVQFALVVLFAHIFYSLVRVQAVLSILLSTFAGFGVAMSGSSLLVEFFRWRRRRQALLEQQQNSQMILPPGGWPQMNQPPTSSRVGPQNYQHDIENPETFSWT from the exons ATGAGTGAAGAACAGAAGGAGAAATCTATGGCTGATGAGGGTCATGTTTGTGAAAGAGAAGTTGTCATTCCAATTCCTAAG AtggagagttcctcagcgattaCTGATGAAAGAACACATGCTAAACATTGGAGGAAACCAAATCTATCTTTGGAGATACCTTCAAGAACATTGGACGCCTCTCGGCAAGAGTTAGCTCAGATTAAAATGCCATCAACGCCTACCCCAACACCGAAGAGGGTGAATTTCCTTTTGACTCCTAGTACTGCTGATTCAAGAATAACTTCATCTCCTGGTCCCTCCCCGTCTCGTGGAAAATCAGCAATTAGGAATCTtttccctaaactgaacttaaaATCGCGTATGAATTTGGATGAGAAGATAACCATCCCAGATTCAGGTCCTGCAGTTGTTCCTCAAGAGAAGGTATCCATTTCAAGGTCATGGTCACTTACTAAAATGTTTACGCCGCGCATCAAGAGGACGTCATCTTTGCCCGTTACACCAATTGCACATTCAAATCCAGAGTCTATTAGTGGGAGTATCAGCAGCTCTCTAACACTTGGT ACAAAAGAAACACATGTGTGCATTTCGCGATCAATGTCTTTACCAGTCATTAACAAAGAAAAAGACGGAAGCAATAGGAGAGTAGAATTTTTCTTTCGAGTTATTCCTTCAACGCCTCAAGTGAAGGATGTGGATTCCACAGTTCCACCTATATCTCCAACGAAAGTATCTG AGGATGATGAGCCAGATGGTGAAGATATACCGGAAGAGGAGGCTGTTTGTCGAATTTGCCTTGTTGAGTTGTGTGAAGGTGGAGAGACACTCAAGATGGAGTGCAGCTGCAAAGGTGAACTTGCTTTAGCTCACCAAGAATGTGCTTTAAAATGGTTTAGTATCAAAGGGAACAAAACATGTGACGTGTGCAAACAAGAAGTCCGGAATCTGCCCGTTACACTTTTGCGCATGCAAAGTGTTCGAAATGCTGCAGGATCCAATAGGTTCCGGCATCTGGAAATAAATGGATACAG GGTTTGGCAGGAAGTACCCATCCTTGTAATCGTCAGCATGCTCGCCtacttttgttttcttgagcaGCTGCTG GTTGGGAAAATGGGAACTGGTGCAATTGCTATTTCACTTCCCTTTTCTTGTGTGCTAGGCCTACTCGCGTCAATGACATCTTCAACCATGG TTAAGCGAAGATTTGTCTGGGTTTATGCATCGGTCCAGTTTGCTCTAGTAGTACTATTTGCACATATCTTCTATTCCTTG GTTCGCGTGCAAGCAGTTCTTTCGATTCTTCTGTCTACATTTGCTGGCTTTGGGGTTGCAATGAGTGGAAGTTCGTTACTTGTCGAGTTCTTTAGATGGAGAAGGCGTCGACAAGCCTTGTTAGAGCAGCAACAGAATTCACAGATGATTTTGCCTCCAGGGGGATGGCCACAGATGAATCAACCTCCTACATCGTCTCGTGTAGGTCCTCAAAATTATCAGCACGATATAGAAAATCCCGAGACATTTAGTTGGACCTAG